A part of Streptomyces sp. NBC_00557 genomic DNA contains:
- a CDS encoding TetR/AcrR family transcriptional regulator, translated as MPRMSAEERRESVIRAAIAEFAQKGYYGTSTEAIASRVGVSQPYLFRLFPGKKAIFTAASLRCVDDTCKVFEEAADGLEGEEALHAMANAYVRLITDQPEKLQMQMQTYITVAAAEAEGDHEFGEAVRRAWMKLWDTVHLPLGADDGETTTFLAYGMLINTLTAMGFPPEHRVWQAMYPSARMKGRLEK; from the coding sequence GGAGCGGCGCGAGAGCGTCATTCGTGCGGCCATCGCGGAGTTCGCCCAGAAGGGGTACTACGGCACCTCCACGGAGGCGATCGCGAGCCGCGTCGGTGTCTCTCAGCCCTACCTCTTCCGGCTCTTCCCGGGCAAGAAGGCGATCTTCACCGCCGCGTCGCTCCGGTGCGTGGACGACACCTGCAAGGTGTTCGAGGAGGCGGCCGACGGGCTGGAGGGCGAGGAGGCCCTGCATGCCATGGCCAACGCCTACGTGCGGCTGATCACCGATCAGCCCGAGAAGCTCCAGATGCAGATGCAGACGTACATCACCGTCGCCGCGGCCGAGGCGGAGGGCGACCACGAGTTCGGTGAGGCCGTGCGCCGCGCCTGGATGAAGCTCTGGGACACCGTCCATCTGCCGCTGGGCGCGGACGACGGTGAGACCACGACCTTCCTGGCGTACGGAATGCTCATCAACACCCTGACCGCCATGGGGTTTCCGCCGGAACACCGTGTCTGGCAGGCGATGTACCCGTCGGCCCGGATGAAGGGCCGGCTGGAGAAGTAG